From the Yoonia rosea genome, the window TGCAGAAACAACATCAAATTCATTCACCGTGGACCTGAAAAAATGGCACAGCATCATGCAGGCCTACCTCAATGGTGGTCACGCTTATCACGCCACGATGCCGACCGATGGCTTGCGGGCTTTCCGTGATACAATGCTCGAAACCCGTGAATTCGGTTTTGACAAACTCAAAGAGGCGCAATGGGCCCTGGGCGATGCTGTGCGCAAGGTGCTGGCGGATAAAGGTATCAGATCGGTTGCTGCCGAAGGGTTCGGCGCACCGGGGGTTGTGGTCAGCTATACGGATGATCCGGCGATCCAGAACGGGTCGAAATTTGCCGCCGAAGGCATGCAAATCGCAGCCGGTGTGCCGCTGCAATGTGACGAGCCGGACGATTTCCGCACCTTCCGTCTGGGTCTTTTCGGGCTGGACAAGCTTTATGATGTGGACGCCACGCTGGCGCGTCTGGTGCCTGTGCTGGACAAGGTGCTTTAGCGCGCACCGAGGCCCATCTGCATCAGAGTCTGCCGGACGGGCGCAACACCATACAGTGCCTCGATCCCTTTGGCGCGAAGCGACTGCAGCATCGGGCTTCCGGCAATTGATGCGCGGTTCAGCGCGTCAATGCCGGTGACGCGCAATTTGATGTCAGGGTGGCGTTTGCGCGCATAGGTATCAAGCATCGCAGGTGCGCCCAGTTTGTCGGGTGCCGCCGCCGCGAGATCAAGCAGGCAGGACAGGTCACGCAAAGACATGTTGAGGCCCTGTGCGCCAATCGGTGGCATCACATGCGCTGCTTCGGCGACCAACGCGGTGCGGGGCGCTGTCAGGTGATCCGCGATCTGGCTTATGATGGGCCAAAGTGTCCGCTTGCTGGCAAGCTTGAGTGGCCCGTAAAGATAAGCGGAGCGGTCGTTCGCAGCAGCCTCGAACGCCGTTTCGGGCAGTGCATGCAGACGGTTTGCCTCGGCGCCACCTTCCATCCACACTACAGCAGAGCAGGGCTTGCCATCATGATCTGGCAAGGGCACCAGCGTGAATGGCCCGCCGGAGCGGTGGATTTCTGTCGAGACATTGTCGTGCGGCGCATCATGGGTGACGGCAAAGGTCAGTGCCTTTTGCCCGTACCGCATTGTTTTCACGCCAATTCCTGCGCTTTCGCGTACGGCTGATCCGCGCCCGTCGGCCCCGATGACAAGTTTCGCGGAAAGCTGGCTGTTATCCGAGAGCGTCACCAGCGCTTCATGACTGCGCGCCACCATGCGGGCAAAGCCGACACCTGCGCGGAAATCGACATTCGGCAGCTCAGTCAGCCGCGCAACCATTTCGCGCCGCAAAAGCCAGTTCGGCAGGTTCCAACCGAAGGGTTGGTCGGAGATATCGGCGGCGTTGAAATCGCGGGTGACATGGGCGTCGGTCCCGATATCGACGATCCGCATGACCTGAAGCGGCGCAGCAAAGGGGGCGAGCCGCGTCCATAGTCCTGCGGCCTCGAGAAACTGCTGGGCGGGCTGCAAAAATGCGGTTGTTCGCAGATCGGACCCTTCCGCATCGCTTGTGGTCACGGGGGGCGTGGGGTCAACGATTGTCACGTCAAAGCCAGCCGTGCCAAAAGCCGCCGCTGCGGTCAGGCCTGCCACACCGCCACCACTGATCACGATATCTGTTGTTTTGCGTTCCATGTGCCTGACATAGGCCGCTTGGCCGCGCCCTGAAAGGGCTAGCGCGTCAGCTGCGACAAGAAATCCGTCAGATGATCGGTGTGATGGTGGATATGGGGGGCTGGAAGGGGCGTTTCATGCACATGCACCGTCCGCATGCCCAAGGCATGAGGCACCGCCAGATTGCGGGCTTCGTCCTCGAACATGGCGGATTTTGTCGGGGTCAGCCCGTCTTTTGCAAACACACGCGAAAAGGCGTCCTGCCCCGGTTTCGCTTTAAAATCTGCGTGCTCGACGCCGTAGACAGCATCAAATTGACGTGTCAGGCCACGCGCGGCGAGAACACGTTTGGCATGGTTTTCTGATCCGTTGGTAAAGACAATTTTCCGCCCCGGCAGTGCGGCAATCGCAGAGGCCAGCACCCCGTCTTCTTCGAGATGAGAAATGTCGATGTCATGCACATCAGCAAGAAAATGATGCGGATCAACATCGTGGTGTTCAATCAAGCCAAGCAAGGTTGAACCATAGTCGTTCCAGTATTGCTTGCACAGCTCCAGTGCACGCGCCTGATCGCGCCCCGTCAATCGTGCGACATAAGCCGCAAAACGCGCGTCCATCTGACCGAAAAGATCAGCGGACGGCGGATAAAGTGTATTGTCGAGATCGAAGACCCATGTGTCTACATGCTGAAAGTGCTTGGCTACCATAGGCGCACAGTATGATGGTCCACAGCGCGCTTCAATCGCTTTGGCTTGATTGCAGGGCGGGCAGGGGCATATGGTGAAACAGTTACGAAAGGTCCGACCCGATGCAAGATACCCGCGCGTCTCAGAAAGACGCATACGCCCTGATCCTCGAAGCGATCGACAGCCACATCTACAAGCCGGGTGACCGCCTTGTGGAAAGCGAATTGGCCGAACGGTTTGGCGTATCGCGCACTCCGATCCGCGAAGCGCTGCAGCGGCTCGAGACGCAATCGCTGCTGACGCGGGACGGACGCTCGCTGATTGTGGCGTCGCTGGATCATTCGCAACTGTCCGAGCTTTATGTCGTGCGCGGTGAACTGGAGGGGCTTGCCGCCCGTCTTGCGGCCCGCCATGCGGCCCCGGAAGAGGTGAAGGTGCTGCGCGATATGCTCGAGGCCGATCAGAAACTGGTCGGTGATCCAAAGGCCATGAGCCGCGCGAACCGCCGCTTTCACAAGCAAATCCACCTTGCCTCGCATAACCGTTTTCTGGTGCAGCAACTGGATTTGGTGCATCGGTCCATGGCGCTATTGGCGACGACGTCTATTGCGGCTGAAGGGCGGGGGGCCGAGACGCTGCGCGAACATGCAGCCATCGTCAAAGCGATCGAGAATGGTGATGGCGATGCGGCCTATAAAGCGCTGCGTGACCATATTTCACAGGCCTTTGTCACGCGCCTGAAACTGGATGCAGAGGCGGTAGAAGCTGCAGAATAACCCCAAACTGCAGCCCGCACCGGGATAGTGCACGAAGCAAACCTAACACCGTCGACTCACATGACGTCTTCGTGCGAGCAATTTGAACGAAATAAGTTAACCAGACGTTAAGCGCTCATCGCCTCGGCAAATCTTTCGAACAGGTAATAGCTGTCCTGCGGACCGGGGCTGGCCTCCGGGTGGTATTGGACGCTGAAAACCGGTCGGTTCGCGATGCGAATACCGCAGTTGCTTCCATCAAACAGCGACACATGCGTTTCCTCGACACCCGCAGGCAGCGTTTGGCTATCAACGGTAAAGCCGTGATTCATCGAAGTGATCTCGACCTTGCCGGTCTCCATGTCTTTGACCGGATGGTTGGCGCCGTGGTGGCCGTGGTTCATCTTGATCGTCTTTGCACCCACGGCGAGCGCCAGCATCTGGTGCCCGAGACAGATGCCAAAGACCGGCAGGTTGGCATCAAGCACACCCTTGATCATGGGGACGGCGTATACACCTGTTGCGGCAGGATCGCCGGGGCCGTTGGACAAAAACACGCCATCAGGGTTCAACGCCAATACGTCTTCGGCGGTTGCCGTCGCGGGCAACACGGTGACATCGCAGCCAGCGCTTGCCAGACAGCGCAGGATGTTGCGCTTGGCACCAAAATCAATCGCGACAACCTTATGCCTCGGCGCGGTTTGTGGCTTGTAGCCTTCGGGCCAGGCCCACCGCATCTCATTCCACTGATAGGACTGGGCACAGGTCACTTCCTTGGCGAGGTCCAGCCCTTCCAACCCCGGGAATTCGCGGGCTTTCTTCACCAGGGCAGCAATATCGAACTGTCCGTCCGGGTTATGGGCCAGTGCCACATGCGGCGCGCCTTGCTGGCGGATCGCCCGCGTCAGACGCCGTGTATCGACGCCGCCCATCCCGATCCGGTTGCGTTTGGTCAACCATGTGGTCAGCTCTTCGGTCGCACGCCAGTTCGAAGCCTGCGTCGGATCCCATTTGACGACCATGCCCGCTGCAACAGGATCAGCAGTTTCATCGTCTTCGGGGTTTACGCCCGTGTTACCGATGTGCGGGAAGGTAAATGTCACAACCTGTCCTGCATAGGACGGGTCTGTCATGATTTCCTGATAGCCGGTCATGGCTGTGTTAAAGCAAAGCTCAGCCACGGTTTCGCCGGTGGCGCCAAAGCCCACTCCATAAAAGATCGTACCGTCCGCGAGTGCCAAACAGGCCGTTGGTTTCTGCGCCATAATCGATCTCCCCAGATGTCAAATTGGTGCGGGTGTACGCAGGCCGGCGGCGCGGGTCAAGGCCGGATTGCGCCCTTGCAAACAAGGGTGACGTTGCGCGCAGGGCGCTTGTCAGTCTGGCGGGTTCACACTATGTTAGCGGTTCGTTTGACGGCAGATGTACTGGACAGATTTATGGATATGCGTGACAGGGTCTCAGCGGCCCTTAAAGATGCGATGCGCGCGAAAGAAGCAGATCGCCTATCAACGCTGCGGCTGATCAATGCCGCAATCAAGGATAAAGACATCGCAGCCCGCGGCACAGGCGATGATGAAGGCGGGGTGTCGAACGAAGGCATTCTGGCGATCTTGGGCCGGATGGTGAAGCAACGTCAGGAAAGCGCGCGCGCCTATGAAGAGGGTGGCCGGCTTGAGTTGGCGGAGAAGGAACTGTCAGAGATCAAGATCATCGAAGAATTCCTGCCCAAGCAACTGAGCGAAGACGAAGCCGCAGCAGCCGTTGACACAGCGATTTCCGAAGTGGGTGCAGAGAGCATCCGCGACATGGGCAAGGTGATGGCCGCACTGAAGGCCAAGTACACAGGGCGTATGGATTTCGGCAAAGCCGGCCCGATGGTCAAAGACCGTTTGGGGTAACAGGCTCGCGCCCCGCGCGAAGCGCGACTTGCAACTCATCAAAAAGCACGAGGCGTTCTTCGGCATCGAGGAACGCACCGATCTCGACCTCGCGGTCACCGCCGCGCAGGGTGATATAGTTTTCAACCGGCCCGCCTTTGGGGTGTAAGTGCGCGGTGACCCAATAGCGGTTGGCCTCCCACTCCTGCACATCGCCTTTGGGATTATGCCGTGCCAGGTAGGCGCGGGCTTCATCCACGGTCAGTTCTTCCAACACCTCGCCACGCCGGTAGCTGACGTGAAGGGCGTACCACACCCCTGCGAGCATCATCCCAAAGAACGGCAGTAGCCCCCAAAGCACCGCTTGCCCCAGAAGTGTGAGCAGGGGGAGCGACACGAGCGCAGCGGTGCCGCCGATGAACAAGACAAAGTCTTTGCGCAGCAGTGAGCGATAGGGCCAGAGGCTAAGCTGCCAACGGCGATCTTGGTGGGGTGGGGTCGGGGTCCATTCGTAGGGCATGCGTAGTGGCTTAGGCTAGTTTGGTGTTCAGGTTCATTGTCCTGAATACCATATAGGCCCTTACTTCCTGAATGGGACCCTTTGGGGTGTATTCGAGAAAACTTTCCAGAACGAATACTTTGATAACTGTGCATGCAACTGATTGAATGGTCGTTTCAGTTCGCGCAGGACCTTCTTGTATCCGAATTTCATCCGCGGTTTGCCTTGGGCGATAAGCGATATTTCTGCGTTGGCGGGAAGAAAGGCATTCTCTTGGTCCAGAGATTGTTGAATGCAAAGCGCTGGTATCAATTGAAGAAAGTCCCAGTTCAAAAAGGTCGCGTGGGTCCGATTGAACATCTGGACGTCAATCGGCGCAAGTGGTCTTGGCGTCTGATCCAGGAGGCTCTGGGCAGCACGGCGAGAGATAATGTAGCCCGCAGTTCCGCGAAGGTCCCCGCGCGATGTCATCAGCGTGAAATCGCGAAAACCAGTTTCTCGTTGATGGTCGAATATTCCACCGACGCTTGACGTATCAATCTTCACGCATTCGGCAGACTCTGGGATCCAGTCAGCTTGCCCAAGAAGTGTCGCGGCGTCCGACGAGAGTTGAATGTCGTCCTCGAACACAGCCGCATATGCGTCAGGTTGGTCTACGATCATTTGCCAGGTCTTGCGGTGGCTCAGAAAGCAGCCAATCTCTGGTCCGGTCAGTGTCCGGTGCCAGCGTTCTTCGGATGCAGTCAGGCGCCATTCTTCCAGGTCAGCATTTCGCCCATCGATCGCGCTGACCCGCGTCGCCTTGAGCGACAGGGAACGGAACGTTGTTTCCATGTGTTCGCGTCGTGCAACTGAACGGTCTAGATTGATGAAGTAACATGGTAGAGGCATAGGGCCATTTCTCATATTTCATGTTCAAGCAAACACGGGAAAGTCAAACAAAAGAGGGCCCCCAACGGGGCCCTCTTTCTTGTCTATACTCTCGCTTAGTGCGCGTGCTGCTTGTCCCAGTCGGACTGCTTTGGCAGTGTCTCGAATGTGTGCTCTGGTGGTGGGCTTGGCAGTGTCCACTCCAGTGTGTCTGCATATTCGTTCCAAGGGTTGTTCTCGGTGACGCGCTTGCCCTTTGTCAGGGTCCAGACCATCACGCCGATGAAGAACAGGAAGGAGGCGAAAGACAGGAAGGCACCCCAGCTGGAGACATAGTTCCAGTAAGCGAAGGCTTCGGGGTAGTCGATGTAGCGGCGAGGCATGCCCTGACGGCCCAGGAAGTGCTGCGGGAAGAATGTCAGGTTTGCACCGATGAACATCGTCCAGAAGTGCAGCTTGCCGGCCCACTCAGGGTACATGCGGCCCGACATCTTTGGCAGGTAGAAGTAGATACCCGCGAAGATCGAGAAGACCGCACCAAGGCTCATCACATAGTGGAAGTGTGCAACGACATAGTAAGTGTCGTGGTACACGCGGTCCACACCGGCCTGCGACAACACGATGCCGGTCACACCGCCCAAGGTGAACAGGAACAAGAAGCCCATCGCCCAGAGCATAGGTGTCTTGAACTCAACCGAACCACCCCACATCGTGGCGATCCAGCTGAAGATCTTCACACCTGTCGGTACCGCGATGACCATCGTGGCCAGCATAAAGTAGGACTGCTGTGTCAGCGACATGCCCACGGTGTACATGTGGTGCGCCCAAACGACGAAGCCCAGAACACCAATCGCGACCATCGCATAAACCATCGGCAGGTAGCCGAAGATCGGCTTGCGGCTGAAGGTTGCAATGATGTGGCTGATGATACCAAAGCCGGGGATGATGATGATGTAAACCTCGGGGTGACCGAAGAACCACAGGATGTGTTGGTACAGAACTGGGTCACCACCGCCTTCGGGCTGGAAGAAGGTCGTGCCAAAGTTACGGTCTGTCAGCAGCATCGTGATCGCGCCAGCCAGAACGGGCAGGGCGAGAAGGATCAGCCATGCGGTCACGAAGATCGACCATGCAAAGAGCGGCACCTTGTGCAGCGTCATGCCAGGTGCGCGCATGTTCAGGAAGGTCGTGATCATGTTGATCGCGCCAAGGATTGAGGATGCACCCGACAGGTGGACCGCAAAGATCGCAAGGTCCATCGACATGCCGGTTTCCGAGGTCGACAGCGGCGCATACATAACCCAACCAACGCCGGAACCGGCCTGACCGTTACCGCCTGGGGCCAGCATCGACGCGATGCCAAGCGAGGCACCTGCGACAAACATCCAGTAGGACAGGTTATTCAGGCGGGGAAACGCCATGTCCGGCGCACCGATCTGCAACGGCATGAAGTAGTTACCGAAACCACCGAAAAGGGCCGGAATAACCACAAAAAACATCATCAGGACACCATGATAGGTGATCAAAACGTTCCAGAGGTGGCCATTTGGCGTACATTCACCGGCGGCTGCCGCTGTGAAACGTGCGCCTTCAAGGCACATGTACTGCACGCCGGGCTCCATCAGCTCCATGCGCATGTAGACGGTGAACGCCACCGAGACAAAGCCCAAGAAACCTGCGGTAAACAGGTACAAGATGCCGATATCTTTGTGGTTTGTGGACATAAACCAGCGGGTGAAGAAACCGCGCTCGTCTTCGTGTGCATCGCCGTGGATGGCTGCGTCTGCCATTTTGGCTCTCCTCGTATTGGCTACTTTTGATGTCGCCGAGTCGTTGCCCGACGCACATTTGCTCTGGTTCTAATGCGTTGATGCTTAAGGAGCAACAAAGGATGCGCCGATTTGGCTGGGTTAATTTGGCGCAGGCAAGTGGTGGAATTGATGTGTTGCGCTGACAGATGAAACAATGCCCGCTAGGGTAAAGCAGAAACAGGAGGTAACGCATGGCAGACAAAACCCCGCCATTCACGATTGGCATCGAAGAGGAATACCTGCTGGTCGATCAGACGACATTTGCTTTGGCGCAAGCGCCAGACAGTCTGATTGCGGCCTGCAAGAAAGACCTTGAGGGGCAAGTGAGCCCCGAGTTCCTGCAATGCCAGATCGAAATCGGGACAGGGGTTTGTCAGACGATCGGTGAGGCGCGCCGCGATCTGGCGCATCTGCGCCGCACGGTGGCGCGCCATGCAGCCGACTATGGGTTAGCGCCCATCGCCGCCTCTTGCCATCCGTTTGCAGACTGGAAAGAGCAGCACCACACCGACAAGGAACGTTATCATCAATTGCGCCGCGACCTTGGCGGCGTCGCGCGGCGGATGCTGATTTGCGGGATGCATGTCCATGTGGGCATCCCTGATCAGGATATGCGCATCGATTTGGTCAATAAGCTCAAGTACTTTCTGCCGCACCTTCATGCGCTTTCCACCTCTTCGCCCTATTGGCAGGGCGAAGATACAGGCATGAAATCCTATCGTCTAACGGTGTTTGACAATCTGCCCCGCACCGGCCTGCCGCCCGCGATGGCCGACTGGGCCGAGTTTTCGTCAACGGTTGATACGTTGATTGACCTTGGGCTGATTGAGGACGCTTCAAAAATCTGGTGGGACCTGCGCCCATCGTCAAAATTTCCCACAATCGAATCCCGCATCTGCGACGTCGCTCCGCGGATGGAGGTGACGCTGACATTGGCGGCGTTGACGCAGTGCCTGACGCGCATGCTGTGGCGAAGGTCGCAGACGAGCGCGGGTTGGCCGGTGGTCCAGAATTTCATGATCGGCGAAAACCGATGGCGTGCGCAGCGTTACGGCACTTCGGAGGGCCTGATCGACTTTGGCCGCAAGGCGTTGATCCCGTTTGCGCAAGCCGTGGACGAGATTCTTGCGCTGATCGCAGAAGATGCTGTCGCCCTCGCGTGTGAGGCCGAAGTGAACGCCGCCCGTGACATCGTGGCCAATGGCACGAGCGCAGACCATCAGCGTAAGGTCTTTTCGGCGTCCAAGCAGGCAGGTGCGACTGACAAAGAGGCGCACGACGCTGTCGTCGCGTCTTTGATTGCGGATTTCGAAGCTGATTTATAGCGCAGGCGATGTGTCTGCGCTGCAATCAAAGCCGCTACAAAGCGATCCCGTATTCGATCACGGCCCATTTGAAAACGATAAGCCCGATTGAAAACACTGCGGCTGCCCTGACCCACAAAAACAGGATCAACCATACACCGGCTGCGGTCAAAAGGTTCCAGTACAGATGGTCGTAATATGCACCAAAACCCAACGGTTCGATCAGGAAAGATATCTCGGAAATCGGCTCTAAGAAGATTCCGAAACTGCCGCTTAGTCCGATCGTCAAAAACACCGCACCCACAAACAACGAAATTGCTTGTGACAGTATAAAGTACATTTTTTCGTAGATAGACCGCGACATCGTCATACCAGTACATTCTTGGGGGGGCGCGAATGATATGTCGGTATCAGATGCGTTGACGGCCGTAAACGCTCGTCGAAGTGATTTTATTGCCTTTTGTAGAAATGTGCCTCGTTTCCAGAAGACCCGTTTTATCAGGCTTATTCGCTGATCTGCGCCAACTGACTTTTCTTGACTGCCGAAGGTCGCTGTGATGATGGACCAATCAATGCGACGACGACCAAAAGGACGATAAGAAACAATTCAAACATTTACCAAACTCCAACTATGTAAAAACCCACGATTTATCCGCGACGAATGTCCTGAGTCGTGTCTTAAATGGTTCATGCGCAAAAAAATACCTATCCTAAAGGCTAGAAATTTATAGCAAATCTGGCGTTTCGACCATATCCTTGCCTACTTGGTGACACAATCTAGTCGTTTGCCGCAAGAAAGCCAGAAAGCCCCTGCTGCATCGGCGATAAAGTGTATTGGCACTCACGCGGGTCTGCAGTGTTAAGGTCGAAATGCCGTTGCGTCACTGGCACTGAAGAAGCGGGCTATTGGCGAAATTGACTGTTGAAGGTCTGCCGCAGCGCCACGTCCACATCGTCCATCGTGACCGGAAGCCCCAAGTCAACGAGCGATGTAACGCCGTGATCACGAATCCCGCAGGGAACGATACCCTCAAAGTGGCTCAGGTCCGGTTCTACATTGATCGACATCCCGTGAAGCGACACCCATTTGCGCAGGCGGATACCAAGGGCTGCGATTTTGTCTTCTGCACATGAGCCGTCGGCGTTTCGCGGTTTTTCAGGTCGTTCCACCCAGACACCGACGCGTCCTTCACGGATTTCGCCTTTGATGTTGAAAGTCTCGAGTGTCGCGATCACCCATGCTTCAAGATCTTTGACAAACCGGCGCACGTCATGCCCGCGTTTGCCGACATCGAGCATCACATAAACCACCCGCTGCCCCGGGCCGTGGTATGTGTATTCTCCGCCGCGCCGCGCCTCATGAACAGGAAAACGGTCTGGATCGACCAGATCATCAGGTTTTGCCGAGGTGCCCGAGGTGTAAAGCGGGGGATGTTCAAGCAGCCAGATACACTCATCCGCGGTGCCCTCAATAATGCCCGCAACACGGGTTTCCATAAAGGACAGCGCCTCTTGGTAATCGGTCAGGCCGTCTGTTGTGATCCATTCCACCATACACGTCAGGTAACGTCGGCATGTTGCGTTGAAAAGGGGGTGTTTTCCCTCTTGGCATCGCAAAACGCCTCGTCTATGAGTGCCGCACTTACCAAGCTAGTGGTCTTGCGGTCGTGGCGGAATTGGTAGACGCGCAGCGTTGAGGTCGCTGTGAGGTAACACTCGTGGGGGTTCGAGTCCCCCCGACCGCACCAGAACTTTGCAAAATTCCATATATACTTGATTAGTCGGCGCTAGCCGGCCACCTGCGACACGCATTGCAGCACACAATCGAGACAAAAGGGCTCTCACAAGCATAATCAATCACATCATCCGGCTTGCGACTGGTGTTCTCAGATTCCGTCGAAGTCCCCCAGGGTCAGGACTCATAACCCGCTGATGGCGGTTGCGGCGAGGGCAATTGCCGAGATGCCGCGTTGTCGAACGCGCCTCATCCATGAACATACTGCATGTCGCAGAAACCTTCGTTCTGATGTCAGACACAGAGTTAAGAAATAGCTACTTCGGTGTTGACGATTCGTCTCTTGGTTGTTTTATCAGTACGCATAATTCTTCACAGATTGGTTCTGCTATGCGTTGTTTTCATTATACTTTATTAGCTTTTGTTCCCTTTTTATGGACAATCCCCGCTGCTGCCGATGTCGCGCAGGGTGTTGAGCTTTTGGACGCAGGAGATGTATCCGGTGCGGCCACAGAATTTGCTGCCGCTTATGAAGCAGGCGACAGCGAAGGCGCGTTTTATCTGGGCCGCTTGTTTGAATTGGGGCTGGGTACCGAGCAAGACGAGATGCGCGCGGCCAACTTGTATGCTGCCGCCGCCGAGGGTGGATCGATAAAAGCGCAGGTCCGACTTGGCCTCATGTATCACGAGGGGCGCGTCTTGCTTAGGGATTATGAAGAAGGCACCCGGCTTCTTTGCGAAGCTGCCGATGCGGGCGATGCCGATGGTCAGTTGAACTGTGGTTTGGCATATCGCGCCGGTCGCGGAGTAGGGCCTGATGATGCGCGGGCCCTGTCATATTGGCAGCGCGCCGCCGATCAGGGCAACATTCTGGCGATGAACGTGCTGGGTCAGACCGCACTTGCAAGTGGCAACGTTGAGCAGGCAGCCGTGTATTTGAAGCAATCTGCTGATCTCGGGAATGCAGGCGGCATGTTTGAATACGCCAAGCTGTTGATGATCGGGGCGTCCCCTGATCCGGTTACGGCCTATTCCTATGCCAACTTGGCGGTTGTGCGTGGTCTGGCGGATGCGGGCGTGCTGCGGGACGAAATCGAAGCACAACTCACTGCTGAACAGGTCGCGGCTGGTCAGGCCATGGCGCGCGCGTGGACCGAGGCGCGGATCCTCGCAGAGGGCGCTGAGCAAGAGAATTGATCGAGGCTTTGGTTCACCGTTCCCGCTTTACCGCACTGAGTGGCGCATTCGGGTTGCTAGCCGG encodes:
- a CDS encoding UbiH/UbiF family hydroxylase translates to MERKTTDIVISGGGVAGLTAAAAFGTAGFDVTIVDPTPPVTTSDAEGSDLRTTAFLQPAQQFLEAAGLWTRLAPFAAPLQVMRIVDIGTDAHVTRDFNAADISDQPFGWNLPNWLLRREMVARLTELPNVDFRAGVGFARMVARSHEALVTLSDNSQLSAKLVIGADGRGSAVRESAGIGVKTMRYGQKALTFAVTHDAPHDNVSTEIHRSGGPFTLVPLPDHDGKPCSAVVWMEGGAEANRLHALPETAFEAAANDRSAYLYGPLKLASKRTLWPIISQIADHLTAPRTALVAEAAHVMPPIGAQGLNMSLRDLSCLLDLAAAAPDKLGAPAMLDTYARKRHPDIKLRVTGIDALNRASIAGSPMLQSLRAKGIEALYGVAPVRQTLMQMGLGAR
- a CDS encoding pyrimidine 5'-nucleotidase, which encodes MVAKHFQHVDTWVFDLDNTLYPPSADLFGQMDARFAAYVARLTGRDQARALELCKQYWNDYGSTLLGLIEHHDVDPHHFLADVHDIDISHLEEDGVLASAIAALPGRKIVFTNGSENHAKRVLAARGLTRQFDAVYGVEHADFKAKPGQDAFSRVFAKDGLTPTKSAMFEDEARNLAVPHALGMRTVHVHETPLPAPHIHHHTDHLTDFLSQLTR
- a CDS encoding GntR family transcriptional regulator, whose amino-acid sequence is MQDTRASQKDAYALILEAIDSHIYKPGDRLVESELAERFGVSRTPIREALQRLETQSLLTRDGRSLIVASLDHSQLSELYVVRGELEGLAARLAARHAAPEEVKVLRDMLEADQKLVGDPKAMSRANRRFHKQIHLASHNRFLVQQLDLVHRSMALLATTSIAAEGRGAETLREHAAIVKAIENGDGDAAYKALRDHISQAFVTRLKLDAEAVEAAE
- the carA gene encoding glutamine-hydrolyzing carbamoyl-phosphate synthase small subunit; this encodes MAQKPTACLALADGTIFYGVGFGATGETVAELCFNTAMTGYQEIMTDPSYAGQVVTFTFPHIGNTGVNPEDDETADPVAAGMVVKWDPTQASNWRATEELTTWLTKRNRIGMGGVDTRRLTRAIRQQGAPHVALAHNPDGQFDIAALVKKAREFPGLEGLDLAKEVTCAQSYQWNEMRWAWPEGYKPQTAPRHKVVAIDFGAKRNILRCLASAGCDVTVLPATATAEDVLALNPDGVFLSNGPGDPAATGVYAVPMIKGVLDANLPVFGICLGHQMLALAVGAKTIKMNHGHHGANHPVKDMETGKVEITSMNHGFTVDSQTLPAGVEETHVSLFDGSNCGIRIANRPVFSVQYHPEASPGPQDSYYLFERFAEAMSA
- a CDS encoding GatB/YqeY domain-containing protein, which encodes MDMRDRVSAALKDAMRAKEADRLSTLRLINAAIKDKDIAARGTGDDEGGVSNEGILAILGRMVKQRQESARAYEEGGRLELAEKELSEIKIIEEFLPKQLSEDEAAAAVDTAISEVGAESIRDMGKVMAALKAKYTGRMDFGKAGPMVKDRLG
- a CDS encoding DUF2244 domain-containing protein, encoding MPYEWTPTPPHQDRRWQLSLWPYRSLLRKDFVLFIGGTAALVSLPLLTLLGQAVLWGLLPFFGMMLAGVWYALHVSYRRGEVLEELTVDEARAYLARHNPKGDVQEWEANRYWVTAHLHPKGGPVENYITLRGGDREVEIGAFLDAEERLVLFDELQVALRAGREPVTPNGL
- a CDS encoding glycosyltransferase family 25 protein, which codes for MRNGPMPLPCYFINLDRSVARREHMETTFRSLSLKATRVSAIDGRNADLEEWRLTASEERWHRTLTGPEIGCFLSHRKTWQMIVDQPDAYAAVFEDDIQLSSDAATLLGQADWIPESAECVKIDTSSVGGIFDHQRETGFRDFTLMTSRGDLRGTAGYIISRRAAQSLLDQTPRPLAPIDVQMFNRTHATFLNWDFLQLIPALCIQQSLDQENAFLPANAEISLIAQGKPRMKFGYKKVLRELKRPFNQLHAQLSKYSFWKVFSNTPQRVPFRK
- the ctaD gene encoding cytochrome c oxidase subunit I, whose translation is MADAAIHGDAHEDERGFFTRWFMSTNHKDIGILYLFTAGFLGFVSVAFTVYMRMELMEPGVQYMCLEGARFTAAAAGECTPNGHLWNVLITYHGVLMMFFVVIPALFGGFGNYFMPLQIGAPDMAFPRLNNLSYWMFVAGASLGIASMLAPGGNGQAGSGVGWVMYAPLSTSETGMSMDLAIFAVHLSGASSILGAINMITTFLNMRAPGMTLHKVPLFAWSIFVTAWLILLALPVLAGAITMLLTDRNFGTTFFQPEGGGDPVLYQHILWFFGHPEVYIIIIPGFGIISHIIATFSRKPIFGYLPMVYAMVAIGVLGFVVWAHHMYTVGMSLTQQSYFMLATMVIAVPTGVKIFSWIATMWGGSVEFKTPMLWAMGFLFLFTLGGVTGIVLSQAGVDRVYHDTYYVVAHFHYVMSLGAVFSIFAGIYFYLPKMSGRMYPEWAGKLHFWTMFIGANLTFFPQHFLGRQGMPRRYIDYPEAFAYWNYVSSWGAFLSFASFLFFIGVMVWTLTKGKRVTENNPWNEYADTLEWTLPSPPPEHTFETLPKQSDWDKQHAH
- a CDS encoding carboxylate-amine ligase; the protein is MADKTPPFTIGIEEEYLLVDQTTFALAQAPDSLIAACKKDLEGQVSPEFLQCQIEIGTGVCQTIGEARRDLAHLRRTVARHAADYGLAPIAASCHPFADWKEQHHTDKERYHQLRRDLGGVARRMLICGMHVHVGIPDQDMRIDLVNKLKYFLPHLHALSTSSPYWQGEDTGMKSYRLTVFDNLPRTGLPPAMADWAEFSSTVDTLIDLGLIEDASKIWWDLRPSSKFPTIESRICDVAPRMEVTLTLAALTQCLTRMLWRRSQTSAGWPVVQNFMIGENRWRAQRYGTSEGLIDFGRKALIPFAQAVDEILALIAEDAVALACEAEVNAARDIVANGTSADHQRKVFSASKQAGATDKEAHDAVVASLIADFEADL
- the lipB gene encoding lipoyl(octanoyl) transferase LipB, with amino-acid sequence MVEWITTDGLTDYQEALSFMETRVAGIIEGTADECIWLLEHPPLYTSGTSAKPDDLVDPDRFPVHEARRGGEYTYHGPGQRVVYVMLDVGKRGHDVRRFVKDLEAWVIATLETFNIKGEIREGRVGVWVERPEKPRNADGSCAEDKIAALGIRLRKWVSLHGMSINVEPDLSHFEGIVPCGIRDHGVTSLVDLGLPVTMDDVDVALRQTFNSQFRQ